The DNA sequence GAAAACGGCAAATTAAAAGGTGACGTTGAATACGACGAAGTGAAAGAAGTTGCAGGCGCAATCACTCCAGTTCCTGGCGGTGTAGGCCCAATGACAATCACTATGGTATTAAACAACACTTTATTAGCAGAAAAAATGCGCAGAGGCTTAAACAAATAAGACACTGCGTTATATAACAGATACATTGAGGGGTATCTAAAATAAAACGGACGGTTTGCTTTTAATTAAGCAAGCCGCCCGTTTTTTTATGCTTTCTCTTGATAGAAAATACGTGTTTTCTTTTATTCTCAACCAAGAATGTTCGTGTTTTGTACTTACCAAATAATATTGTCTACTGTTTCGTCATCTAATGATTTCACAACTTCTGTTACTAGTTTTACAGCATTAAGATAATCTTGTTTATGCATTACAGAAACATTAGAGTGCATGTAGCGTAACGGAACACCGATAACAATAGATGGAATTCCTTCATTCGCTAAGTGGATACTGCCGGCATCTGTACCGCCGCCTGGCGTTGTATCCCATTGCACTTCAATTCCTTTTTCTTCTGCAACTTTTTTAACGTGTTTTCTGAAACCAGAATGTCCGATAACAGAAGCATCCATCATCACAACTAAAGGTCCTTTGCCTAATTCTGCTTCATGCATGCCTCCGCCCATTCCTGGCGTATCGTAAGCAATGCCGACATCTACTGCAATTGCTAAATCCGGCTTGATTTTGTTAGCTGCGACTTTCGCACCGCGCAACCCTACTTCTTCTTGTACTGTGGCACCTGACACTAAATCAATATTGATTGACGTATCCTTTAAATGATTTAATGTTTCAACAGCCAGTGCGCAACCAAAACGGTTGTCAAATGCTTTAGCAGTTAAATAATCATCGTTGCCTAATACTTCAAACTCAGAATATGGTGTTACCATGTCACCGACATCTACCCCTAATTTTTGCGCTTCCTCTTTTGATTTCACGCCAATATCGATAAACATTTCTTTCATATCAATCGGTGCTTTTCTTTGTTCAGGTGTCAGCACATGCGGCGGTTTAGATCCGATAATCCCTCTGATTTCTTTATCGTCGTCAGTTGTTACTGTAACTTTTTGAGATAACATGACTTGGTTCCACCAACCGCCTACCGGTATAAATTTCAAGAAGCCGTTGTCATCGATTTGAGTTACCATAAAGCCTACTTCATCTAAATGTCCCGCAACCATGACTGTTTTAGATCCTTTTGCTGCTTTCTTCTTACCGAAGATACCGCCTAAATTATCTTCAACCAATTCATCAGATACAGGTTCTAAATAATCTCTCATTACTTTTTTAACCTTGTATTCATGACCCGCTGTACCATTCACATCTGTTAGTGTTTTTAATAATTTGTTTGTTTTATCCATATGTAAAATC is a window from the Staphylococcus sp. IVB6181 genome containing:
- a CDS encoding M42 family metallopeptidase: MDKTNKLLKTLTDVNGTAGHEYKVKKVMRDYLEPVSDELVEDNLGGIFGKKKAAKGSKTVMVAGHLDEVGFMVTQIDDNGFLKFIPVGGWWNQVMLSQKVTVTTDDDKEIRGIIGSKPPHVLTPEQRKAPIDMKEMFIDIGVKSKEEAQKLGVDVGDMVTPYSEFEVLGNDDYLTAKAFDNRFGCALAVETLNHLKDTSINIDLVSGATVQEEVGLRGAKVAANKIKPDLAIAVDVGIAYDTPGMGGGMHEAELGKGPLVVMMDASVIGHSGFRKHVKKVAEEKGIEVQWDTTPGGGTDAGSIHLANEGIPSIVIGVPLRYMHSNVSVMHKQDYLNAVKLVTEVVKSLDDETVDNIIW